The proteins below come from a single Enterobacteriaceae endosymbiont of Donacia fulgens genomic window:
- the pnp gene encoding polyribonucleotide nucleotidyltransferase, which translates to MLSPIIHRFRYGNNTVTIETGMIARQATSSVMVSIDDTAVFVTLVVDNEVKLEQNFFPLSVHYQEKLYAAGRIPGNFFRREGRPSENEILISRLIDRPIRPLFKKGFLNETQIIATVMSINPEINPDIVAIIGASTVLNLAGIPFNGPFGTARVGYIDNKYVLNPNIKEMKNSTLDLIVTSTKKAILMVEAKSHLLTEDQILNAIIYGHNEQQILINNIIKLSNKVKKKNHTWILYPLNEKLKEKIYSLSYKELVKAYNIQEKKYRMNEIDSIKHKIIELIKKEKEYENTSIYCLNEIFYELEKKIVRKNIINKNLRIDGREHDMIRNLDVRIGVLPRTHGSALFTRGETQSLVTATLGTNRDAQTLDDLLNNKTDNFLFHYNFPPYSVGEVGMMSSPKRREIGHGNLAKKSLIPVMPNIDIFPYTIRIVSEITESNGSSSMASVCGASLAMMDAGIPINNAVAGIAMGLIKENNNFIVLSDILGDEDHLGDMDFKVAGTKNGITALQMDMKIEGINYKIIKLALFQAKLARLHILKIMKKAISSPRKNISEFAPRIHTLKINPEKIKDMIGKGGSVIRALTEETDTIIEIEDSGIVKIAAKNNEKIKFAIKRIKEITADIIVGKIYNGKVVRIVDFGAFISIGNGKEGLVHISQITNKHVNKVSDYLQILQNVFVKVIEIDKQGRIRLSIKAAAIERF; encoded by the coding sequence TTGTTAAGCCCGATTATTCATAGATTTCGTTATGGTAATAATACTGTAACCATTGAAACAGGAATGATAGCCAGACAAGCAACATCATCTGTCATGGTTAGTATTGATGATACTGCTGTTTTTGTTACTTTAGTTGTAGATAATGAAGTAAAATTAGAGCAAAATTTTTTTCCTTTATCTGTACATTACCAAGAAAAGTTATATGCTGCTGGTCGTATTCCTGGTAATTTCTTTCGCAGAGAAGGACGTCCTAGTGAAAATGAAATTTTAATCTCTAGATTAATTGATCGTCCTATAAGACCTTTATTTAAAAAAGGTTTTTTAAATGAAACTCAAATTATTGCAACTGTGATGTCTATAAATCCGGAGATTAATCCAGATATTGTTGCTATTATTGGTGCGTCTACTGTACTTAATTTAGCTGGTATTCCGTTTAACGGGCCATTTGGTACAGCACGTGTTGGTTATATTGATAATAAATACGTATTAAATCCTAATATTAAAGAAATGAAAAATAGTACATTAGATTTAATTGTTACTAGTACTAAAAAAGCTATTTTAATGGTGGAAGCTAAATCTCATTTATTAACTGAAGATCAAATTTTAAATGCAATAATATATGGACATAATGAACAACAAATTTTAATTAATAATATTATTAAATTATCTAATAAAGTAAAAAAAAAAAATCATACATGGATTTTATATCCTTTAAATGAGAAACTTAAAGAAAAAATTTATTCTTTATCTTATAAAGAATTAGTAAAAGCATATAATATTCAAGAAAAAAAATATAGAATGAATGAAATTGATTCGATAAAACACAAAATCATTGAATTAATTAAAAAAGAAAAAGAGTATGAAAATACTTCTATTTATTGTTTAAATGAAATTTTTTATGAATTAGAAAAAAAAATAGTTCGAAAAAATATTATAAATAAAAATTTAAGAATTGATGGTCGTGAACATGACATGATACGCAATTTAGATGTACGAATCGGTGTTCTTCCAAGAACACATGGTTCAGCATTATTTACAAGAGGAGAAACACAATCTTTAGTTACAGCCACATTAGGAACTAATAGAGATGCTCAAACATTAGATGATTTATTAAATAATAAAACAGATAATTTTTTATTCCATTATAATTTTCCACCCTATTCTGTAGGTGAAGTTGGAATGATGAGTTCACCCAAAAGACGAGAAATTGGTCATGGAAATCTAGCTAAAAAATCTTTAATCCCAGTTATGCCTAATATAGATATTTTTCCTTATACAATAAGGATTGTATCTGAAATAACAGAATCTAATGGTTCATCTTCTATGGCTTCAGTATGTGGAGCATCATTAGCCATGATGGATGCTGGAATTCCAATTAATAATGCTGTAGCAGGTATTGCTATGGGATTAATAAAAGAAAATAATAATTTTATCGTATTATCAGATATTTTAGGAGATGAAGATCATTTAGGTGATATGGATTTTAAAGTAGCAGGTACTAAAAACGGAATTACTGCTTTACAAATGGATATGAAAATAGAAGGTATTAATTATAAAATAATAAAATTAGCTTTATTTCAAGCAAAATTAGCTAGATTACATATTTTAAAAATAATGAAAAAAGCTATTTCTTCCCCTAGAAAAAATATTTCAGAATTTGCACCAAGAATTCATACATTAAAAATTAATCCAGAAAAAATTAAAGATATGATAGGTAAAGGAGGATCTGTTATTAGAGCTTTAACAGAAGAAACTGATACAATTATTGAAATAGAAGATAGTGGAATAGTCAAAATTGCAGCTAAAAATAATGAAAAAATTAAATTTGCAATTAAACGTATAAAAGAGATTACAGCAGATATAATTGTTGGAAAAATATATAATGGTAAAGTAGTACGTATTGTTGATTTTGGTGCTTTTATTTCAATAGGAAATGGTAAAGAAGGATTAGTACATATTTCTCAAATAACAAATAAACATGTGAATAAAGTAAGTGATTATTTACAAATATTACAAAATGTGTTTGTTAAAGTTATAGAAATTGATAAACAAGGAAGAATTAGATTAAGTATTAAAGCTGCTGCTATTGAGAGATTTTAA
- the pgi gene encoding glucose-6-phosphate isomerase, which yields MKNIDPTKTSSWKYLKKHFQEMNKITINDLFIKDPNRFKNFSINFENKILFDYSKNIINQKTLNYLLNLAKETKCFDAIYSMFYGKKINVTEQQSVLHTSLRYDHNIFFLKNKKIYNNIDKILKKIKDISNEIILGKWKGYTNKKIKNIINIGIGGSQLGPLMVTETLKEYKNKLNLFFLSNIDSNQIRNIINKIKPEESIFIIASKTFNTQETITNALSIKKWFRRNINKDLNKDIFSKHFIAVTNNINAAIDFGIDKKNILPLLSEIGGRFSLWSSIGLLISLSIGFNNFKKLLQGANKMDHHFFYTPLDKNIPIIMALISIWYNNFWNTETEAIIPYCDNMRFLPSYLQQLNMESNGKSIDRNGNKISYQTSSIIWGDVGTNGQHSFFQMLHQGTKLIPCDFIAAAIPYNNKYKDHHIKLIANYIAQTRALAFGNINNTYKKENIYKYCFGNKPSNSIFLKKITPYNLGLLISYYEHKVFIQGVVLNIFSFDQWGVELGKKITNFLVENINKNIQEKIIQYDCSSKGIINFYKNFN from the coding sequence ATGAAAAATATTGATCCTACAAAAACTTCTTCTTGGAAATATTTAAAAAAACATTTTCAAGAAATGAATAAAATAACTATTAATGATTTATTTATAAAAGATCCAAATAGATTTAAAAACTTTTCTATTAATTTTGAAAATAAAATTCTTTTTGATTATTCAAAAAATATTATTAATCAAAAAACTTTAAATTATCTGTTAAATTTAGCAAAAGAAACTAAATGTTTTGATGCTATTTATTCAATGTTTTATGGTAAAAAAATTAATGTTACTGAACAACAATCTGTTCTACATACATCATTAAGATATGATCATAATATTTTTTTTTTAAAAAATAAAAAAATTTATAATAATATAGATAAAATTTTAAAAAAAATTAAAGATATTTCTAATGAAATAATATTAGGAAAATGGAAAGGTTATACAAATAAAAAAATAAAAAATATAATAAATATAGGAATAGGGGGTTCTCAATTAGGTCCTTTAATGGTTACAGAAACATTAAAAGAATATAAAAATAAATTAAATTTATTTTTTTTATCTAATATTGATTCTAATCAAATTAGAAATATAATTAATAAAATTAAACCAGAAGAAAGTATTTTTATTATTGCTTCAAAAACCTTTAATACACAAGAAACAATAACTAATGCTTTAAGTATAAAAAAATGGTTTAGAAGAAATATAAATAAAGATCTAAATAAAGATATTTTTTCTAAACATTTTATTGCAGTTACTAATAATATTAATGCAGCAATAGATTTTGGAATAGATAAAAAAAATATTTTACCATTATTATCTGAAATAGGAGGACGTTTTTCTTTATGGTCTTCTATTGGATTATTGATATCATTATCTATTGGTTTTAATAATTTTAAAAAATTATTACAAGGAGCAAATAAAATGGATCATCATTTTTTTTACACTCCATTAGATAAAAATATTCCTATTATTATGGCTTTAATTAGTATTTGGTATAATAATTTTTGGAACACAGAAACAGAAGCCATAATTCCTTATTGTGATAATATGCGTTTTTTACCATCATATTTACAGCAATTAAATATGGAATCTAATGGTAAATCAATAGATAGGAATGGTAATAAAATATCATATCAAACTAGTTCTATTATATGGGGTGATGTAGGTACAAATGGACAACATTCTTTTTTTCAAATGTTACATCAAGGTACTAAATTAATCCCATGTGATTTTATAGCAGCTGCTATTCCTTATAATAATAAATATAAAGATCATCATATTAAACTTATTGCAAATTATATTGCTCAAACAAGGGCATTAGCTTTTGGTAATATTAATAATACATATAAAAAAGAAAATATATATAAATATTGTTTTGGAAATAAACCTAGTAATTCTATTTTTTTAAAAAAAATTACTCCTTATAATTTAGGATTATTAATTTCATATTATGAACATAAAGTTTTTATACAAGGTGTAGTTTTAAATATATTTTCTTTTGATCAATGGGGAGTTGAATTAGGAAAAAAAATAACTAATTTTTTAGTTGAAAATATAAATAAAAATATTCAAGAGAAAATAATCCAATATGATTGTTCTTCTAAAGGAATAATTAATTTTTATAAAAATTTTAATTAA
- the rbfA gene encoding 30S ribosome-binding factor RbfA — MYRNQRIAYELKKQIAKILQNNINDIRINKFSTVTDIVVSKDFSYAKIFIILSYKEEKLQNKKNSFFYLNKTTEYIRYILKKKIKLRKIPKIKFFLDSSFKKGKYISSILNNLKIKKG, encoded by the coding sequence TTGTATCGTAATCAACGTATTGCATATGAATTAAAAAAACAAATAGCAAAAATATTACAAAATAATATTAATGATATTAGAATAAATAAATTTAGTACTGTTACTGATATAGTAGTATCAAAAGATTTTTCATATGCAAAAATTTTTATAATATTATCATATAAAGAAGAAAAATTACAAAATAAAAAAAATTCATTTTTTTATTTAAATAAAACTACAGAATATATTAGATATATTCTTAAAAAAAAAATAAAATTACGTAAAATACCAAAAATAAAATTTTTTTTAGATTCTTCTTTCAAGAAAGGTAAATATATTAGTAGTATTTTAAATAATTTAAAAATTAAAAAAGGATAA
- the infB gene encoding translation initiation factor IF-2 yields MIDAVINIKLLASEMKISIKNIIKYFSDIGISKLENDIVNKEEKKKFLIYLKNKKIKKLKLLNIKKKINNILNNKKKILSQDKKNLLKKTSKINNQILLKKKKLKKNKLFIKNNDKKIYNIDYKKNLELNKKKIFKNKKYYKKKINTDIFHKNLNNKKKYKNNKENKKKFINNKYKKKFSKLYQNFSKPIKNINRNIIINDTISITELSNKMAVKNTELIKIMINMGEKFSNINQKLDQDTAQLIAEEMGHKVILKNENDIEKLLINKEDYINRIPVIRPPIVTIMGHVDHGKTSLLDYILSSNITSKESGGITQYINTYEIKFNNKKITFIDTPGHESFTSMRYRGSQITDIIVLVIAIDDGVMPQTIEAIKHAKKTKVSIIVAINKIDKKISNFEKIKNELSRYNIISEEWGGENIFIKVSAKTGEGINKLLNAILLQAEILELKSFNEGIAKGIVIESYLDKGKGPIASVIIKEGVLKKGDIVLCGYTFGKIKKLINSKGLDILQAGPSTPIKIIGLSEVPYAGDSLIVVKYEKQAKEIALYRKNKYREITLANKQKKLKKVFSNLDNKNIHEINLLVKTDVQGSIEVIKNTLINLSNDKIHIKIIYSGVGEITETDISMAIANSEKHLIIIGFNVKANNTVKNIIKVENIQVIFFTIIYDLIKYMKKYIQKILIPEYKESILGLAKVRSIFTIPKIGIIAGCLVTFGIIKRNNLIKLIRDNKIIYKGIIDSLRRFKESVNEVRNGMECGIGIKNFNDINIGDKIEIFEKIELTKK; encoded by the coding sequence AATGAAAATTTCAATAAAAAATATAATTAAATATTTTTCTGATATAGGTATTTCTAAATTAGAAAATGATATAGTTAATAAAGAAGAAAAAAAAAAATTTTTAATATATTTAAAAAATAAAAAAATAAAAAAATTAAAGTTATTAAATATAAAAAAAAAAATAAATAATATTTTAAATAATAAAAAAAAAATTTTATCTCAAGATAAAAAAAATTTATTAAAAAAAACTAGTAAAATTAATAATCAAATTTTATTAAAAAAAAAAAAATTGAAAAAAAATAAATTATTTATTAAAAATAATGATAAAAAAATTTATAATATAGATTATAAAAAAAATTTAGAATTAAATAAAAAAAAAATATTTAAAAATAAAAAATATTATAAAAAAAAAATAAATACTGATATTTTTCATAAAAATTTAAATAATAAAAAAAAGTATAAAAATAATAAAGAAAATAAAAAAAAATTTATTAATAATAAATATAAAAAAAAATTTTCTAAATTATATCAGAATTTTAGTAAACCAATTAAAAATATTAATCGTAATATCATTATTAATGATACTATTAGTATTACTGAATTATCTAATAAAATGGCTGTTAAAAATACAGAATTAATAAAAATTATGATTAATATGGGAGAAAAATTTTCTAATATTAATCAAAAATTAGATCAAGATACAGCCCAATTAATAGCAGAAGAAATGGGTCATAAAGTTATATTAAAAAATGAAAATGATATAGAAAAATTATTAATTAATAAGGAAGATTATATTAATCGAATACCTGTAATAAGACCCCCAATAGTTACAATTATGGGACATGTAGATCATGGTAAAACTTCATTATTAGATTATATTTTATCAAGTAATATAACTTCAAAAGAATCAGGAGGTATTACTCAATATATAAATACATATGAAATAAAATTTAATAACAAGAAAATAACATTTATTGATACTCCAGGACATGAATCTTTTACTTCTATGAGATACAGAGGTAGTCAAATTACTGATATCATAGTATTAGTTATTGCAATTGATGATGGAGTAATGCCACAAACTATAGAAGCTATAAAACATGCAAAAAAAACAAAAGTATCAATAATTGTAGCAATTAACAAAATTGATAAAAAAATTTCAAATTTTGAAAAAATCAAAAATGAATTAAGTAGATATAATATTATTTCGGAAGAATGGGGAGGAGAAAATATATTTATTAAAGTTTCTGCTAAAACTGGAGAAGGCATAAATAAATTATTAAATGCTATTTTATTACAAGCAGAAATTTTAGAATTAAAATCTTTTAATGAAGGTATTGCAAAAGGTATTGTTATTGAATCTTATTTAGATAAAGGTAAAGGTCCTATAGCTAGTGTTATAATTAAAGAAGGAGTTTTAAAAAAAGGTGATATAGTACTTTGTGGTTATACTTTTGGAAAAATAAAAAAATTAATTAATAGTAAAGGGTTAGATATCTTACAAGCAGGACCTTCAACTCCTATTAAAATTATAGGTTTATCAGAAGTACCATATGCTGGAGATAGTTTAATAGTAGTAAAATATGAAAAACAAGCTAAAGAAATAGCATTATATAGAAAAAATAAATATCGAGAAATAACATTAGCTAACAAACAAAAAAAATTAAAAAAAGTATTTTCAAATTTAGATAATAAAAATATTCATGAAATAAATCTTTTAGTAAAAACAGATGTACAAGGTTCTATTGAAGTTATAAAAAATACATTAATAAATTTATCTAATGATAAAATACATATAAAAATTATTTATTCTGGTGTTGGTGAAATTACTGAAACAGATATTTCAATGGCAATCGCTAATTCAGAAAAACATTTAATTATTATTGGTTTTAATGTTAAAGCAAATAATACTGTAAAAAATATAATAAAAGTAGAAAATATACAAGTAATATTTTTTACTATTATTTATGATTTAATTAAATATATGAAAAAATATATACAAAAAATTTTAATTCCTGAATACAAAGAATCAATATTAGGATTAGCAAAAGTTAGAAGTATTTTTACAATTCCTAAAATTGGTATCATCGCAGGATGTCTAGTAACATTTGGAATAATAAAACGTAATAATTTAATTAAATTAATTAGAGATAATAAAATTATTTATAAAGGAATTATAGATTCTTTAAGAAGATTTAAAGAAAGTGTTAATGAAGTACGTAATGGAATGGAATGTGGGATAGGTATTAAAAATTTCAATGATATTAATATCGGAGATAAAATAGAAATTTTTGAAAAAATTGAACTTACAAAAAAATAA
- a CDS encoding DEAD/DEAH box helicase has translation MINITNFTKFGLNKFILKALNDIGYVEPSPIQKKCIPYLLSSKDVLGIAQTGSGKTAAFILPLLNNLDLSIKKTQILILTPTRELAIQVTKATSLFAKYLKGISILALYGGQSYQVQFKRLKLGVQIIIATPGRLLDHVKRKTVNLFKLTSLVIDEADEMLRMGFIEDVEKILSTIPKKHQTSLFSATMPKRIKHITKKFMVNPYEIFIKSDIKTIPDIKQTYWLINSKKIDALMKFLETENFTAALIFVKTKTSTIEIADKLKQFNYNSAALNGDMNQNNREKTLEKFRNGKLDILIATDIAARGLDVNRIDLVINYDIPMDIESYIHRIGRTGRAGRQGKSLSFIEYKEKRLLKNIEYKIKCNINEVLLPNNKILYQKRLENLIKKIKEESNYINNVDLIKYKEIISNLIIKNNINEEILITILLKLSQNKRPLILPPDPIISKKIFNRKSKFNKKIKKYMDIYRINIGKKDKVEVRHIVGAIINELKINSNDLGNIKLFNNYSTIELTPIIKKNILKYSQNIKILNKSINFELVLKKFYKRKLRSKFKKKYIK, from the coding sequence ATGATAAATATTACTAATTTTACTAAATTTGGTTTAAATAAATTTATTTTAAAAGCATTAAATGACATAGGATATGTAGAACCATCTCCTATACAAAAAAAGTGTATTCCATATTTATTATCATCAAAAGATGTATTAGGAATAGCTCAAACAGGTAGTGGTAAAACTGCTGCATTTATACTACCATTATTAAATAATTTAGATTTATCTATAAAAAAAACTCAAATATTAATTTTAACACCTACTAGAGAATTAGCAATACAAGTAACTAAAGCCACTTCATTATTTGCAAAATATTTAAAAGGAATTAGTATTTTAGCATTATATGGAGGACAATCATATCAAGTACAATTTAAACGTTTAAAATTAGGTGTTCAAATTATTATCGCTACTCCAGGACGTTTATTAGATCATGTTAAAAGAAAAACTGTTAATTTATTTAAATTAACTAGTTTAGTAATAGATGAAGCAGATGAAATGTTAAGAATGGGATTTATTGAAGATGTAGAAAAAATATTATCTACAATACCAAAAAAACATCAAACATCATTATTTTCTGCAACTATGCCAAAAAGAATTAAACATATAACTAAAAAATTTATGGTTAATCCATATGAAATTTTTATAAAAAGTGATATTAAAACAATCCCAGATATTAAACAAACTTATTGGTTAATAAATAGTAAAAAAATAGATGCTTTAATGAAATTTTTAGAAACTGAAAATTTTACTGCAGCTTTAATTTTTGTTAAAACAAAAACATCTACAATAGAAATTGCTGATAAACTAAAACAATTTAATTACAATAGTGCTGCATTAAATGGAGATATGAATCAAAATAATAGAGAAAAAACATTAGAAAAATTTAGAAACGGGAAATTAGATATTTTAATTGCTACTGATATTGCAGCAAGAGGATTAGATGTAAATAGAATTGATTTAGTTATAAATTATGATATTCCCATGGATATTGAATCATATATTCATCGTATTGGAAGAACTGGTAGAGCTGGGAGACAAGGTAAATCTTTATCATTTATTGAATATAAAGAAAAAAGATTACTTAAAAATATTGAATATAAAATAAAATGTAATATTAATGAAGTATTATTACCTAATAATAAAATTTTATATCAAAAAAGATTAGAAAATCTCATAAAAAAAATAAAAGAAGAATCAAATTATATAAATAATGTAGATTTAATTAAATATAAAGAAATTATATCAAATTTAATTATTAAAAATAATATAAATGAAGAAATATTAATTACAATTTTATTAAAATTATCTCAAAACAAAAGACCTTTAATTTTACCTCCTGATCCTATTATTTCTAAAAAAATATTTAATAGAAAATCAAAATTTAATAAAAAAATAAAAAAATATATGGATATATATCGTATTAATATAGGTAAAAAAGATAAAGTAGAAGTACGTCATATTGTAGGAGCAATTATTAATGAATTAAAAATAAATAGTAATGATTTAGGTAATATAAAATTATTTAATAATTATTCTACTATTGAATTAACTCCGATAATTAAAAAAAATATTTTAAAATATTCTCAAAATATTAAAATTTTAAACAAAAGTATTAATTTTGAATTAGTTTTAAAAAAATTTTATAAAAGAAAATTACGTTCAAAATTTAAAAAAAAATATATTAAATAA
- the rpsO gene encoding 30S ribosomal protein S15: MCFNTIQKTKIIKKYEKHNKDKGSTKVQIALLTFKINYLQKHFVIHKKDHHSRRGLLNMISQRRKLLNYFKKKNLYDYNILIESLGLRR, translated from the coding sequence ATGTGTTTTAATACAATACAAAAAACAAAAATCATAAAAAAATATGAAAAACATAATAAAGATAAAGGATCAACCAAAGTACAAATAGCTTTATTAACATTTAAAATTAATTATCTACAAAAACATTTTGTTATTCATAAAAAAGATCATCATAGCCGCAGAGGGCTTTTAAATATGATATCACAACGTAGAAAATTATTAAATTATTTTAAAAAAAAAAATTTATATGATTATAATATATTAATTGAAAGTTTAGGGTTAAGAAGATAA